The Budorcas taxicolor isolate Tak-1 chromosome 5, Takin1.1, whole genome shotgun sequence genome includes a window with the following:
- the RASD2 gene encoding GTP-binding protein Rhes, with translation MMKTLSSGNCALSVPAKNSYRMVVLGASRVGKSSIVSRFLNGRFEDQYTPTIEDFHRKVYNIRGDMYQLDILDTSGNHPFPAMRRLSILTGDVFILVFSLDNRESFDEVKRLQKQILEVKSCLKNKTKEAAELPMVICGNKNDHGELCRQVPTTEAELLVSGDGNCAYFEVSAKKNTNVDEMFYVLFSMAKLPHEMSPALHRKISVQYGDAFHPRPFCMRRVKDMDAYGMVSPFARRPSVNSDLKYIKAKVLRESQARERDKCTIQ, from the exons ATGATGAAGACCTTGTCCAGCGGGAACTGTGCACTCAGTGTGCCTGCCAAGAACTCGTACCGCATGGTGGTGCTGGGCGCCTCTCGGGTGGGCAAGAGCTCCATTGTCTCCCGCTTCCTCAATGGCCGCTTCGAGGACCAGTACACGCCCACCATCGAGGACTTCCACCGGAAGGTTTACAACATCCGCGGTGACATGTACCAGCTGGACATCCTGGACACGTCCGGCAACCACCCCTTCCCCGCCATGCGCAGGCTGTCCATCCTCACAG GCGACGTGTTCATCCTGGTGTTCAGCCTGGATAACCGGGAGTCCTTTGACGAGGTCAAGCGCCTCCAGAAGCAGATCCTGGAGGTCAAGTCCTGCCTGAAAAATAAGACCAAGGAGGCGGCAGAGCTGCCCATGGTCATCTGTGGTAACAAGAACGACCACGGCGAGCTGTGCCGCCAAGTCCCCACCACCGAGGCCGAGCTGCTGGTGTCCGGTGATGGGAACTGCGCCTACTTTGAGGTGTCGGCCAAGAAGAACACCAACGTGGACGAGATGTTCTACGTGCTCTTCAGCATGGCCAAGCTGCCGCACGAGATGAGCCCCGCGCTGCACCGCAAGATCTCCGTGCAGTACGGGGACGCCTTCCATCCCCGGCCCTTCTGCATGCGCCGTGTCAAGGACATGGACGCCTACGGCATGGTCTCCCCCTTCGCCCGCCGCCCCAGCGTCAACAGTGACCTCAAATACATCAAGGCCAAGGTCCTCCGGGAGAGCCAGGCCCGCGAGCGGGATAAATGCACCATCCAGTGA